A segment of the Streptomyces sp. XD-27 genome:
GCGTCGGCCGATTCGTGGGGTTCGATGAGCTGCTCCAGCCGCTCGGTGTCGGCGACCGGGGAGGTGCGGCGCGAGGCGGCCTTGCGGGCCCGGTCCAGGCACGCGTTGACCGTGATGCGGTGCAGCCAAGTCGTGACGGCGGACTGGCCTCGGAAGGTGTGAGCAGCACGGTAGGCGGACACGAGCGCGTCCTGGACCGCGTCAGCGGCCTCCTCGCGGTCCCCGAGGGTGCGCAGGGCAACGGCCCAGAGCCGATCGCGATGCCGCCGGACGAGCTCTCCGAACGCGTCGGGCTCGCCCTTGACGTGGCACGCGAGGAGCTCGGCGTCGCTCAGGTCGCCGAAAGCGACGGTGTCCAACGTCGAGCCCCTCCCCTGCGCGTGCGGTCCGGCTGAGCCTCCGGCTCAGCCGGTGAACTTCACCTCTGTGATGGCTTGCTTGTAGGGGTTCGGAAAGTCGGCTTCAGGCGGCGAGTACGGCAACGCCGTGAGCCACACGAGGACGTAGCGGGTCTTCACCGTGCCATCGGTTTTGAGGTTGGCTGTCTTCGTCGTCGCCTCCGTGGTGGCGATCTTCTTGAAGGAGCCGACCGGGTCGGTCCCGTTGGCGGAGGGCCTCAGCGAGTCCGTCGCGTACAACGAGATGGTGGTGTTGTTGCCGCCGTAGTAGAGCCCGATGGACGCGGCGCTGATCGTCTGTTCCGAACCCAGGTCGTAGACGATCCCGACGCCCTTCTTGTAGGGAGCGAGCGGCTGGCCTTCGTAATAGCTTCTGGTGCGCCAGACGGTGGAGGCGTCCTCGTCGTAGGTCTTGGGGGCGTTGCCGGGAGCCTGTGGCTTCCTGTCCGGAGCGAACTCGACTGCGTCGACGATCTTGATCGGCTTCGGGGTCCTCTTCGGCTTGTCCTTGTCCTCGTGGCCGGAGCTGTTCGAGTTCCCCGACCCGGACTCCTCCTTCAACAGCGTGTCCGCCAGCTGCCAGCTGCCCAGGCCGAGCGCCGCGATCAGCAGCGCCGAGACGGACCACTTGAGGGCCTTGCCAGTGCGGGTCTGCAGCGGGGGCGGCGGAGGCACGGGCGCGGGGCGGGTCGGGCCGGGGCGTCGGCCGCCGGTCGGAGGCTGGCCGTAGCCGGCCCGGGGGTAGCCGTTGCGCTGGTATGCCTCGGGAGGCGTGAAAGAGGGCTCCGGGGGCCGGATGCGCGGCATGGCCGCGACCGCCTTGGACAACTCCTCAGGCGTGGTGCAGGGCGACTCCTCGCGGGAGGCGGTGGCGCCGGCGTTGACCAGGGCGCGCATGGCGAGGTCCGACAGGCCGCGGTGGACCCCGGCGCGGACCTGGTCGGGGGCGATCAGGCCGACGCCCTTGGGCAGCCCCGGGAGGCCGTAGGCGTCGTTCTCGTACGGCCAGCGCTGGGTGAGTGCCGCGTACAGCAGGGCGCCGATGGCCTCGGTGTCGGTGCGCTGCGGCTGGTCGGCGGAGATCCCCCGCAGCGCGGCCATGACGGCGAGGCCGCGGATGCGGTACTGGCCGGACTCGGTGCGGAGCACGGACCCGGGGTCGATGCGGAGGTGGGCCAGGCCCTCGCGGTGTGCGGCGGCCATGGCCTGCGAGACCTGGCTGACGAGCTGGTACGCCTCGTGGGGTTCCAGCGGGCCGCTCGCCAGGATGGCGGCGAGTTCGGTGGCGTCGGGGAGCCACTCGTGGACGACGTAGACCAGTTCGTTCTCCTCGACGGCGTCGAGGACCTGGACGAACCGGGGGTCGCCGAGCAGTGCCGCGGACCGGGCGGCGGCGAGCACCGGCCGGGCGCGCGGGTGGTCGGCGGGCAGCACATGGATGCCGACGGCTCGGCGGAGCTTCTCGTCGACCGCGCGCCAGCTGCTGAAGCCGTCCAGTCGGGTGACGCACTCTTCGAGGCGGTAGCGTCTGGCGAGTTTGTGGCCGCTGTGCAGCTCCGGGGGGCTCGCCTGGGCCGCGGCGGCGGTTTTGTTCTCCGCGCCCTCGGCGTCAGGGCCCTTGCCGGACTTCTTCTCGGTCCCCGCCCCGTCGGTCATGGCCGTCTCCGCCTCGGCGGCCGACGGCTTCTCACCGTCGTTGTCGGCCACGTCGACGGCAGCCGTGCTCCGTTCCGCCACCGTCGTTCCTGCCTCCCCATCCGTTACCCCTGGTCCACAGCCAAGACAATTGTGCCCACAGTCCGCCGCTATGCACGACACACAGTGGCGGACGAAGGTTGTGCTCAATCACCGGCCGAGACGTCCGCGGACCATACCAACCATGGCGGTCAGCTCTTCGACGCGCATCCGGCTCGCGGCGACGTAGAACACGATCAGGAGTACGGCCCCGCCGCCGGCCAGGGCGGCCATCGAGCCGAGGATGCCGCTGCCCAGGGCACCGGTGATGGCATAGGCGGCGCCACCGGCGAGGAGAGCGGCGGGCAGGCTGGCGCCCACCAGTCGAATGTAGGTGCGCACCACGCGCCGTCCGTCGAGATCGCCGCCGAGCCGCACGCGCAGCCGCTTCCAGGCGACCCCCACGCCCATGGCGTAGGCGAGGCCATAGGAGGCAGCCATACCGGCCACGGCCCAGTGGGAGGGAAGGACGAGGTAGCAGGCCACGGAGGCGCCGGCATTGACGGCGGCCACGATCACCGTGTTGTAGAAGGGGGTGCGGGTGTCCTCGTAGGCGTAGAAGCCACGGAGCACCACGTACTGCACGGAGAAGGGGATCAGGCCGAGGCCGAAGGCCATCAGCATGAAGCCGATGGACTGGGCCGCCCCCGTGCCCGAGGTGCCGAACAGCAGGGTGCACATGGGAATGCCGAGGGCGACGAAGCCGAAGGCCAGGGGGACGATGGCGACCGCCGAGGTCCGAAGCCCCTGGGAGATGTCGTCGCGGACCGCCCCCGCGTCCCCGTCGTGGGCCGCGCGGGAGATCCGGGGCAGCAGGGCGGCCATCACGGAGACGGTGATGATCGCCTGCGGCATGCCCCAGATGAGCTGGGCGCTGGAGTAGGCGAGGAACCCGGTGCCGGGGTGGCCCTCGTTGACGGCATCGGCCCCGGCCGAGGTGGCGAGCCGGGTGACCACGACATTGCCCGCCTGGTTGGCCAGGACGAACAGGACGGTCCACTTGGCGAGCTTGGCGGACTTGCCGAGCCCCTTGCCGCGCCAGTCGAACCGCGGCCGGAACCGGAAGCCCGTCGCCCGCAGGTAGGGGAACATCGCCAGCGCCTGGACGGTGACGCCGAGCAGGGTGCCGATCCCCAGCAGCCGGAGGCCCTCCGCGGTGATCGTCGATTCGTTCATCATGGAGTTGTTGGAGGTGCCGAAGACCCAGATGAACAGGCCGAAGGTGGTGATCACGACGATGTTGTTGAGGACCGGGGTCCACATCATCGCGCCGAAGCGCCCGCGCGCGTTGAGGATCTGCCCCACCACCACGTGCACACCCATGAAGAAGATGGAGGGCAGGCAGTAGCGGGCGAAGGCGACGGCGACCTCCTTGGCGGCCGGGTTGCGTGAGGCCTCGGGGAACAGGCCGCTGACCAGCCAGGGGGCGGCGAAGACCGACAGGACCACGAGCCCGCCGAGGATCACCATGGTGAGGGTGAGCAGCCGGTTGGCGAAAGCCTCGCCGCCGTCATCGTCGTCCTTCATCGCGCGGACGAGCTGGGGGACGAAGACCGAGTTCAGGCCGCCGCCGACGGTGAGGAAATAGACCATCGCCGGCAGCATGTAGGCGACGGAGTAGGCGTCGCCGAGCACGCCCGCGCTGAGCGCCGCGACGAGCATCATCTGGCGGACGAAACCGGTGAGGCGGGAGACCAGGGTGCCCGCGGCCATGAGAGCGCTGGACTGCAGCAGGTTCGCGGCGCGGCCGCCGGAGCGCTTGGGCGCCGGTTCGGACGCGGCCGCTGCCGTTCCCGGGGCCCCGGCCGGTGGGCCGGAGGGCTGGGCCGGCACGTGCTCCGGTCCAGGTGCGGACACGGGTGCCGGGCCCTGCGCCGGCGCGGGCGGGTAGCCCTGTCCCTGCTGGTACTGCCCCGGCTGGTACGGCTGCTGTGCGTACGGCCCCTGGGTCTGCTGCGGCGCGTACGGGTGCCCGCCGTCGCCATAGTGGCCCTGCTCGGGGCGGCGCGGCTCGTACGGCTGCTGGTCGCGGAAGAGGTGCGCGAAGGCGTCCTGCTGTGGTGGGGCGTGGGTGGCCTGGGCGTCCGCCGCATGCCCGACGAGGCCGTCGACGCCTGTGAACCGGGTCCCCGCGTCGTCCCCGTACGGCAGGTTCCGCGAGGGCCCCTCCGGCTCGGGCGCGGGCGTCGGGGCCCACACGCGCGGGTCGGGGTCGTGCGGTGCCGCGGGGGGCTGCTGGTAGGTGGGGCCCTGGTAGGCGTCGGGCGCGGGCGGCGGGTGGGCGGCCCTGTCGTACCGGGCGTCCGTCAGCGGGTCCGCGGCGTACGGATCGTGCTCCTGGTACGGGTACGCGGCGAAGGTGCCCGTACCGTACGGGTCCTGCACGTACGGGTCCTGGATGTACGGGTCGTGCGCGGCGGGGAGCCGGCTGTAGGAGACCTGCCGAGGATCACCCAGATAGGGGTCCTGCTGGTGCGGCTCCGGTGCGTACGGATGCGGCGGCGCGGGGTGCGGTGGCGGGACCGCGCCCGCCGGGTCCTCACCCGGGCCATGGACGCGATCACCGTCATACGGCGAGTTCATCGCTACCCCACCTCATCGTCTGCGGCCGGACCGGCCCCACCAGTGCTCAATGCTCCACTTTCTCACCTGAGCCGGATGGCTCAGCGCTTTGCGAACCGGTGTCCGGGGTCAGGTCACTCGCCTGCCCGGGTACGACGGGGGCCGAGGAAGTCAGCCCGCTCGTCTGTTCGCCCTCGTCCGGGCCGCTTTCCTCACCTTCTGTGACTGTTTCATCCGCTTCGGCGGCTGCGCTGTCGGAGTCGTTGTTGTTCTCGTCACTGTTCGCCGCGCGCTTGCGCTGGATGTAGATCCGTACGCCGGCGAGCACCAGCAGCAGGACGCCGCCCGCGATGACGAGGATGACGGTCGAGGTGGCCTCGGTGACGTTCACCTCGAAGTACGTGGGTTCGCCGTAGGTCTGCCCGTCGGCGGTGACGAGCTGGGCCTTCACCCGGACCCGGCCGTTGGCGTAGGCAGTGGTGCCGAACTTCACGGACTGGCTGTGTCCGCCTTCGACGCTGATCGGCTGCGGGTCGCCGACGGACAGTCGGTTGCCCTGGCTGGACTCCAGCACGAGCCGCAGACCCTTCACGTTCTGCAGGAGGTTGTTCTGCACGGTGACGGGGATCGTGGCGCTGCGCCCGGAGAGCGTGATCTTGGACTTCGGGATGAGCCGGACCTTCTTGGTCAGGTCCGACAGGTAGGTCTCCACAGAGGTGCGGAAGTCACTTGCGCCTCGGTGGTCGCGCCGCCACGACGTGGACAGCTCGCGCGTGATCGCGTTGCTGAACGGGGGCGCCACCCGCTCCTTCACGGTGAGGATCCCGGTGAAGCGGTCGAGGGTGAGCTTGGTCTCCTGCATGTCCTTGAAGGCTTCGGTCGGCAGCTCCTGGTGGCGCAGCGCGCGCGGGTAGGAGCGGCCGGCCGGTACCTGCCGGGTGGCCCCGGGGTCCGGCTTGGCCTTGGCGGCGTCCCCCAGGTTCAGCGGCTGGGACCAGCGTCCGCCCGACAGGCCGCCGAGCGCGTCAGCCATGGCCTGGGCCTGGCTGGCGCTGGGCATGCGCTGCGGGGCGACCACGATGCTCCGCTGCTTGTCCGGCGCTTGCAGGGTCAGCATCTGGGTCTGGGCGAGGAACCGCTGGACCGCCAGGGCATGGCTCTCTGCCCCGGTCAGGTCCCCGGCGAAGGCGGTGGACAGCCGGGCGTCGGAGACGATCGCGGTGTTGCCGCCGCCGATCTGGCGGGCGGCGGTGGGGGTGTACAGGAGGTTGCCGGTCTCCCGGAGGCTGTCGCTGCGGGCGATGACGTTGTGGGCGCCGGCGGAGGTGGCGACATCGACGATGGAGGAGTCGACGGCGCCGTCGGCGGGCCAGGCGAAGTCCGTGCGCGGTTGGACACCGAGGATGGTCTTGACGGTCTTGGCGGACAGCTCCGTGGCCGTTTGGAGGTGGCTCAGGCTGCCGGTGACGTACTTGCCGCGGTGGGCCAGGGAGGCCAGGTCGGGGTCGGCGAACGGCAGGGCCACCACCTGGCGGCCCGCCACCGCGTGTGTGAGGTCGTTCAGCCACTGCTTGGCGGCGGCCTGGCCGTCGCCGGCCGCGGTGTCGCCGTCCTTCGTCTCGACCTGGTAGCCGCTCGCCATGGTGGAGGCTGAGGCCAGCAGGTCAGGGTCGATCACCCAGGTGACGGGGAGATCCTTGCCCAGGGCGACGAGCTGCTGGAGCCGGCCGCCGGGGGCGAGCTCCGCCTTGAGCGAGTCGTCCCGGAAGATCGGCGTCTGCTGCTCGTCGGATTCGGTGCGCGCGGTGAGGTGAGTGGTGGAGACCAGCGGCCACAGGTACGTCAGCTGGGTCTTCTTGGCGGCCGCGGACGGCTGCCAGGGGAGGAAGGTCCGCTCGATGCCCAGCACCTGCTGCCAGGGCCGGGCGGCGGTCTGGCCGGTGAAGGCGACGCCGATCTGATAGGCGCCGGCACCGCCGAGGTGCAGCTGCTTCACCGGGACGGTGAGGGTGAAGTCACGCCGCGAGCCGGGCGCCAGGCGGCTGATCTTCTTCGTGTACTTGGCGTCGATCTCGCGGCCGTCGAGGCCGGGGGTGTAGCCCTTGCGCTTGGCCGCCTCGTCGATCGCCGTACGGCTCGCCATCGGGGGACCGATCCGCAAGGCCACCTGAGCGTCGGTGATCGGGGAGCGGCCGTCGTTGGTGACGCTGCCGGTGATCGTGAGGGTGGCGCTGTCGGTCGGTGCGGTGGGGGTCAGGCGCTTGATGGCGACGTCGACCGTGCGGGAGCCGGTGGCCCGGCTGCCGGCGGGGGCGGCCTGGGCTTCGGAGGCGGCGGGGAGCTGTGCGAGGCCCGCCAGCAGCGGCACGGCGGCGAGCAGCGCCCCTGTGCGCCTCAGCCACCGGCGGGCAGCAGAAGGGGTCCCATGGAACTCTGCCGCCTCGGCCACGCGCTCGCCCGTCCCTTGTCGTCTCGTCGTCAGTGGTCGTCGGAATGTGCGTCCACGCATGGTAACGATGCCCGGCGGAGGGAAGTGCTGCGGAGTGCCTTACAAGATCGCCACGGTGGGTGTGCGGCGGCGGCCGAGCGCCGGACAGGAACCGGGAGGCTTCGGGCCTTGAGGCCACGTACCCTGTTCTGTTGTGCCGAACGCCAACAATGACAGCCCCAACCCGCAGCCGTCCGAACTGAGCCAGGCGCAGCGCCGTGCCGTCAGCGAGCTCCTGCGGGTGTCCCCCGTCGCAGACGATCTTGCCCGCCGATTCCAGGAGGCCGGGTTCCGTCTTGCCCTGGTCGGTGGCTCGGTGCGCGATGCGCTGCTCGGCCGGCTCGGCAACGACCTGGACTTCACCACCGACGCCCGCCCGGAGGACGTGCTCAAGATCGTGCGGCCGTGGGCCGACGCGGTGTGGGAGGTCGGGATCGCCTTCGGCACGGTCGGCTGCCGCAAGAAGGCACCCGGCGACAATACGGTCGTCCAGGACTATCAGATCGAGGTCACGACTTATCGGTCGGAGGCCTACGACCGCACCTCCCGCAAGCCCGAGGTTTCGTACGGCGACTCCATCGAGGACGACCTGGTCCGCCGCGACTTCACCGTCAACGCCATGGCGGTGGCGCTCCCGGAGAAGGAGTTCATCGACCCCCACAACGGGCTGGAGGACCTGGCCGCGCGGGTGCTGCGGACCCCCGGCACGCCGGAGGAGTCGTTCTCCGACGACCCGCTGCGCATGATGCGGGCCGCGCGCTTCGCCGCCCAGCTCGACTTCGAGGTGGCGCCCGAGGTCGTCGCGGCGATGACGTCGATGGCGGACCGGATCGGGATCGTCTCTGCGGAGCGGGTGCGCGACGAGTTCAACAAGCTGCTTCTGGGCGCCCACCCCCGGAAGGGCCTGAAACTGCTGGTGGACACCGGGCTCGCCGCTCATGTGCTGCCGGAGCTGCCCGCGCTGCGGCTGGAGCGCGACGAGCACCACCGGCACAAGGATGTGTACGAGCACTCGCTGACCGTGCTGGAACAGGCCATCGACCTGGAGGACGACGGTCCGGACCTGGTGCTGCGGCTGGCGGCGCTGCTCCACGACATCGGGAAGCCGAAGACGCGTCGCTTCGAGAAGGACGGCCGGGTCTCCTTCCACCACCACGAGGTGGTGGGCGCGAAGCTGACCAAGTTCCGGATGATGAAGCTCAAGTATCCGAACGACTTGGTCAAGGACGTCGCGCAGCTGGTCGAGCTGCATCTGCGCTTCCACGGCTACGGCACGGGTGAGTGGACCGACTCGGCTGTGCGCCGGTACGTACGGGACGCCGGCCCGCTGCTGGACCGGCTGCACAAGCTGACCCGCTCGGACTGCACCACCCGGAACAAGCGCAAGGCGATGGCGCTGTCCCGGGCGTACGACGGGCTCGAGGAGCGCATCGCGCGACTCAAGGAGAAGGAGCAGCTGGACGCGATCCGGCCTGATCTCGACGGCAACGAGATCATGGAGATCCTGGGCGTGGGGCCGGGGCCGCAGGTCGGCAAGGCGTACAAGCACCTGCTGGAGCTGCGGCTGGAGCACGGTCCGATGGAGCGGGATGCGGCGGTCGCCGCGCTCAAGGAGTGGTGGGCGGCGCAGCCGCGGGACTGACGGCTGTCGTGCTGTCCGGGGCGTGTTTCACGTGAAACATCGTGCGGACGGGCGCGGGGCTGCATGCAGGGAGGGCGGTGTTTCACGTGAAACACCGCCCCCATGGCTGTTCGGGTCGGGCTGCTACTTCTTGTTGTTGCCCAGGCAGAGCGTGAACCCGTCGCTGCCTTCCTGCCAGGTGAAGTAGACGACGCTGCCCTGGACGCCCTGGCAGGCAAGCTGGCCGATGCTCGTGCCGTCGACCTTCTTGAGCACCTTGTACTTGGCCTTGGCGTCGGTACAGTCCAGCTTCTCGATCTCGGCCGACTTGCCCATCCCGCCCTTGTTCTGCAGGCAGTCGCCGACGGCCAGCTTCTTGGCTTCTTCTTCGTCGCCCGCGAAGTACGCGCCGATGGCGATGCTGACGCCGGCTATCGGGAGCACGACGTTCCTGAGGATCTTCTTCACGTTGCGGCGGGGCGCCGGCGCGGGTGCCGGCGGGAAGGCCGCGGGCCCGGTCGGGGCGGGGTGCTGCTGCGCGAACGGGTTCTGCCCCTGGGGCGGCGGAGTGGTCACTGACGTCCTTCGAACTGAATCATGAGTGGCTGATTGCCGCCCGTAAGGTATCCGGGCCCAGGAGCGCTGCGGCAGCCAGCCCGCGTGCTGTGGCCTGGATGTGACCATCAGCGGCGGCGGAAACCGGGGGCAACCACAGCAACTGCCGCATAGATGACGGCCACCGTCACCACGAGCACGGCCGACCGGCCGTCAGAAGGCAGCATCAGGGCGGCCACTGCCGCGGCACCGACGAAGGCGCCGTTGAACAGGACGTCGTAGAGGGAGAAGATCCGGCCGCGGAACGCGTCGTCGACGGCGGCCTGGACGGCCGTGTCCGTGGCGATCTTCGCGCCCTGGGTGGCGAGGCCGAGGACGAACGCGGCGACCAGCATCGGTCCGGGCTCGAAGGGCAGTCCGAGGCCGGGTGTGAGGACGGCCGCGGAGGCGCCGCAGGCCACGATCCAGCCGGAGGTGCCGAGCCGGGACACGGCCCACGGGGTGACGACCGCCGCGGCGAAGAAGCCCGCGCTCGAGAAGGCGACCGCGACCCCGAGCAGGGCGAGTCCCTCGGACTCGGTGTCGCTCCACGCGTACCGGCAGAGCATGAGCAGCGTCACCGTCAGGGCACCGTAGTTGAAGCGCATCAGGGTCATCGCTGCCAGGGCGCGGGCGGCGGACGGGCGGTTCCTGAGGTGGCGCAGACCGGCCTGGAGCCCGTGGACGGTGCTGAGCAGGACCGACCGCATCGGCTGGAGTTCGGCGGGCTCCGGGCCCAGCAGGTCGGGCGGCATCCGCAGGGCGGCCAGCCCGGCGCCCAGGTAGACCCCGGCGCTGAGGAGGACGACCAGGGCGTCCGCGGTCATGTCCTGGCCCGGGGTGGCGAAGCGCACGAGGAAGGCGAGACCGCCGCCCGCGGTGGCCGCGAGCGTACCCGCGGTCGGCGACAGAGAGTTGGCCATGACGAGCCGCTCCCGGGTGTCCACCACGCGGGGCAGGGCGGCCGAGAGCCCGGCCAGGATGAACCGGTTGACCGACGTGACGGACAGGGCGGAGGCGTAGAAGAGCCAGTCGGGGACCTGAACGAGGATCAGCACCGCGGTGCCCGCGGCGAGGCCGCCGCGCAGCAGGTTGCCGAAGAGCAGCACCTGACGGCGGCGCCAGCGGTCCAGCAGGACCCCGGTGAAGGGGCCGAGAAGCGAGTACGGGAGCAGCAGTACGGCCATGGCGGAGGCGATGGCCGCGGCGGAGGTCTCCTTCTCCGGCGAGAAGACGACGTAGGTGGCGAGCGCGATCTGGTAGACGCCGTCGGCCAGCTGGGACAGCAGACGGACGGCCAGCAGCCGCCGGAAGTCGCGGAGCCGGAGCAGCACGCGCAGATCACGTACGACGGGCATGGCGCTCAGCCTCACACAAACGGGCAGGTCCCCGGGCGCACGACCCGGGGACCTGTGATCAGCAAGTGCGGAGCGGGCCTTAGCGCTCGACCTCGCCCTTGATGAACTTCTCGACGCTCTCGCGGGCCTCGTCGTCGAAGTACTGCACCGGCGGCGACTTCATGAAGTACGAGGACGCGGAGAGGATCGGGCCACCGATGCCGCGGTCCTTGGCGATCTTCGCGGCGCGCAGGGCGTCGATGATGACACCGGCGGAGTTCGGGGAGTCCCAGACCTCCAGCTTGTACTCCAGGTTCAGCGGAACGTCGCCGAACGCACGGCCCTCCAGGCGGACGTACGCCCACTTGCGGTCGTCCAGCCAGGCCACGTAGTCGGACGGGCCGATGTGGACGTTCTTCTCGCCCAGGTCGCGGTCCGGGATCTGGGAGGTGACGGCCTGCGTCTTGGAGATCTTCTTGGACTCCAGGCGCTCGCGCTCGAGCATGTTCTTGAAGTCCATGTTGCCGCCGACGTTCAGCTGCATGGTGCGGTCCAGGATGACGCCCCGGTCCTCGAACAGCTTGGCCATCACGCGGTGCGTGATGGTGGCGCCGACCTGCGACTTGATGTCGTCACCGACGATCGGCACACCGGCCTCGGTGAACTTGTCCGCCCACTCCTTCGTTCCGGCGATGAAGACCGGCAGCGCGTTGACGAAGGCGACCTTGGCGTCGATGGCGCACTGGGCGTAGAACTTCGCGGCGTCCTCGGACCCCACCGGCAGGTAGCAGACCAGAACGTCGACCTGCTTGTCCTTGAGGACCTGGACGACGTCGACGGGAGCCTCGGCCGACTCCTCGATGGTCTCGCGGTAGTACTTGCCCAGACCGTCGAGGGTGTGGCCGCGCTGCACGGACACACCGGTCGCGGGCACGTCGCAGATCTTGATGGTGTTGTTCTCGCTGGCACCGATGGCGTCCGCGAGGTCGAGGCCGACCTTCTTCGCGTCGACATCGAAAGCGGCCACGAACTCCACGTCACGGACGTGGTAGTCGCCGAACTGCACGTGCATCAGACCCGGCACGCGGCTGTTCGGGTCGGCGTCCTTGTAGTACTCGACGCCCTGCACCAGCGACGCGGCGCAGTTGCCCACGCCGACGACGGCTACGCGAACCGAACCCATTCCGGTTGCTCCCTGTGTGTACTCGATGAAGCTCTGCGGGAATGCAGAGGCTTGCTTGGCGACTCTTACTCGGCGGTGTCATCGGACGGATCCGGCCGGGATCCACCCCGGTGCCGGGGCAGACCGCCCGTCTCTCCTGACCGGTCCTGATCTCCCGGCCAGTGCTCTCTCCCGGCCCTGGGCCCGGGAGACTCCGGCTGTTCGGCGGTGCCACGACGCTGGTCCCGCCCGGCCCGCTCGCTCTCGATCAGCTCGTTGAGCCAGCGGACCTCGCGCTCTACCGACTCCATGCCGTGCCGCTGCAGCTCAAGCGTGTAGTCGTCGAGCCGCTCGCGGGTACGGGCCAGCGAGGCGCGCATCTTCTCCAGGCGCTCCTCCAGACGGCTGCGCCGCCCTTCCAGCACCCGCATCCGGACATCACGCGAGGTCTGCCCGAAGAAGGCGAAGCGGACGCCGAAGAGCTCGTCGTCCCATGCGTCCGGACCGGTGTGGGAGAGCAACTCCTCGAACCGCTCCTTGCCCTCGGCCGTCAGCCGGTAGACGATCTTCGCCCGTCGGCCGGCGAGCGTCGCGGCGAGCGCCTCTTCCGGGGC
Coding sequences within it:
- the sigM gene encoding RNA polymerase sigma factor SigM; this encodes MDTVAFGDLSDAELLACHVKGEPDAFGELVRRHRDRLWAVALRTLGDREEAADAVQDALVSAYRAAHTFRGQSAVTTWLHRITVNACLDRARKAASRRTSPVADTERLEQLIEPHESADAPAERSDLHRELLSALGTLPAEQRAALVLVDMQGYPVAEAAEILDVPAGTVKSRCSRGRARLLPLLTHLHPTGRDSEPPGRGRNRTQGTSVPPAAGPNDADAVKGGGGRA
- a CDS encoding protein kinase family protein translates to MAERSTAAVDVADNDGEKPSAAEAETAMTDGAGTEKKSGKGPDAEGAENKTAAAAQASPPELHSGHKLARRYRLEECVTRLDGFSSWRAVDEKLRRAVGIHVLPADHPRARPVLAAARSAALLGDPRFVQVLDAVEENELVYVVHEWLPDATELAAILASGPLEPHEAYQLVSQVSQAMAAAHREGLAHLRIDPGSVLRTESGQYRIRGLAVMAALRGISADQPQRTDTEAIGALLYAALTQRWPYENDAYGLPGLPKGVGLIAPDQVRAGVHRGLSDLAMRALVNAGATASREESPCTTPEELSKAVAAMPRIRPPEPSFTPPEAYQRNGYPRAGYGQPPTGGRRPGPTRPAPVPPPPPLQTRTGKALKWSVSALLIAALGLGSWQLADTLLKEESGSGNSNSSGHEDKDKPKRTPKPIKIVDAVEFAPDRKPQAPGNAPKTYDEDASTVWRTRSYYEGQPLAPYKKGVGIVYDLGSEQTISAASIGLYYGGNNTTISLYATDSLRPSANGTDPVGSFKKIATTEATTKTANLKTDGTVKTRYVLVWLTALPYSPPEADFPNPYKQAITEVKFTG
- the murJ gene encoding murein biosynthesis integral membrane protein MurJ, with the translated sequence MNSPYDGDRVHGPGEDPAGAVPPPHPAPPHPYAPEPHQQDPYLGDPRQVSYSRLPAAHDPYIQDPYVQDPYGTGTFAAYPYQEHDPYAADPLTDARYDRAAHPPPAPDAYQGPTYQQPPAAPHDPDPRVWAPTPAPEPEGPSRNLPYGDDAGTRFTGVDGLVGHAADAQATHAPPQQDAFAHLFRDQQPYEPRRPEQGHYGDGGHPYAPQQTQGPYAQQPYQPGQYQQGQGYPPAPAQGPAPVSAPGPEHVPAQPSGPPAGAPGTAAAASEPAPKRSGGRAANLLQSSALMAAGTLVSRLTGFVRQMMLVAALSAGVLGDAYSVAYMLPAMVYFLTVGGGLNSVFVPQLVRAMKDDDDGGEAFANRLLTLTMVILGGLVVLSVFAAPWLVSGLFPEASRNPAAKEVAVAFARYCLPSIFFMGVHVVVGQILNARGRFGAMMWTPVLNNIVVITTFGLFIWVFGTSNNSMMNESTITAEGLRLLGIGTLLGVTVQALAMFPYLRATGFRFRPRFDWRGKGLGKSAKLAKWTVLFVLANQAGNVVVTRLATSAGADAVNEGHPGTGFLAYSSAQLIWGMPQAIITVSVMAALLPRISRAAHDGDAGAVRDDISQGLRTSAVAIVPLAFGFVALGIPMCTLLFGTSGTGAAQSIGFMLMAFGLGLIPFSVQYVVLRGFYAYEDTRTPFYNTVIVAAVNAGASVACYLVLPSHWAVAGMAASYGLAYAMGVGVAWKRLRVRLGGDLDGRRVVRTYIRLVGASLPAALLAGGAAYAITGALGSGILGSMAALAGGGAVLLIVFYVAASRMRVEELTAMVGMVRGRLGR
- a CDS encoding DUF6049 family protein; translation: MAEAAEFHGTPSAARRWLRRTGALLAAVPLLAGLAQLPAASEAQAAPAGSRATGSRTVDVAIKRLTPTAPTDSATLTITGSVTNDGRSPITDAQVALRIGPPMASRTAIDEAAKRKGYTPGLDGREIDAKYTKKISRLAPGSRRDFTLTVPVKQLHLGGAGAYQIGVAFTGQTAARPWQQVLGIERTFLPWQPSAAAKKTQLTYLWPLVSTTHLTARTESDEQQTPIFRDDSLKAELAPGGRLQQLVALGKDLPVTWVIDPDLLASASTMASGYQVETKDGDTAAGDGQAAAKQWLNDLTHAVAGRQVVALPFADPDLASLAHRGKYVTGSLSHLQTATELSAKTVKTILGVQPRTDFAWPADGAVDSSIVDVATSAGAHNVIARSDSLRETGNLLYTPTAARQIGGGNTAIVSDARLSTAFAGDLTGAESHALAVQRFLAQTQMLTLQAPDKQRSIVVAPQRMPSASQAQAMADALGGLSGGRWSQPLNLGDAAKAKPDPGATRQVPAGRSYPRALRHQELPTEAFKDMQETKLTLDRFTGILTVKERVAPPFSNAITRELSTSWRRDHRGASDFRTSVETYLSDLTKKVRLIPKSKITLSGRSATIPVTVQNNLLQNVKGLRLVLESSQGNRLSVGDPQPISVEGGHSQSVKFGTTAYANGRVRVKAQLVTADGQTYGEPTYFEVNVTEATSTVILVIAGGVLLLVLAGVRIYIQRKRAANSDENNNDSDSAAAEADETVTEGEESGPDEGEQTSGLTSSAPVVPGQASDLTPDTGSQSAEPSGSGEKVEH
- a CDS encoding CCA tRNA nucleotidyltransferase, yielding MPNANNDSPNPQPSELSQAQRRAVSELLRVSPVADDLARRFQEAGFRLALVGGSVRDALLGRLGNDLDFTTDARPEDVLKIVRPWADAVWEVGIAFGTVGCRKKAPGDNTVVQDYQIEVTTYRSEAYDRTSRKPEVSYGDSIEDDLVRRDFTVNAMAVALPEKEFIDPHNGLEDLAARVLRTPGTPEESFSDDPLRMMRAARFAAQLDFEVAPEVVAAMTSMADRIGIVSAERVRDEFNKLLLGAHPRKGLKLLVDTGLAAHVLPELPALRLERDEHHRHKDVYEHSLTVLEQAIDLEDDGPDLVLRLAALLHDIGKPKTRRFEKDGRVSFHHHEVVGAKLTKFRMMKLKYPNDLVKDVAQLVELHLRFHGYGTGEWTDSAVRRYVRDAGPLLDRLHKLTRSDCTTRNKRKAMALSRAYDGLEERIARLKEKEQLDAIRPDLDGNEIMEILGVGPGPQVGKAYKHLLELRLEHGPMERDAAVAALKEWWAAQPRD